The DNA sequence TTAATATCAATGCCCGGGGCGCCGCATTTATTATTAATGAAGAGGGAAATTTGGTTGCCCACCGGGATCTGGGCCGGGTCTTTAGCAAGGAACACATAAGCCGCAGCCTAGGTTATGGCCAGGCAGTACAGGATATAGTAGATCTGATGAAACAGGGCCAGACCGGATCCGCCAGTATCGCCGGGGCCGAGGAGCGGATCTTTATAAGCTACGCCCCCATCAGGGGAACCCTTTGGTCATTGGGCATCGAAGCGCCCCGTATAGATTTTATAGCGCCCCTCAGGGTGGCAGTTATCGTAAGTGTTATCTTCATGTTGGCGGCCATCGTTTTTTTCATCATAGTCTACAACGCCGCTCTCAGGCATATACTCACGACACCCCTTCGGCTTATTACCGAAAACGCCCGGGATCTTGCCCTGGGAAAATTTGACAATACCCTGCCCAAGGAAATTACCAAGCGGACCGATGAAATAGGCCGCCTGGGTTCCACCTTTATTTCTATGACCAAAACCATCCACTCGGCGATCCACGATATCCGCGGCCTTGCGGATACAGCCCGGGCGGGCTTCATGAATGATCGGGCGGACCCTTCCTCCTACCAGGGGGATTACCATCTCATCATCTCCGGAATAAATTCAATGCTGGACATCTTCTGTTCCCACCTCAACGCCATGCCCAATGCTCTGGCTTTGTTCGATGGAGAACGCAGATGTATCTACCTCAATCAAACCATGGAGGATATCCTTACCCACCATCACTTCGATAAGAATGATCCCGCCCTGCTTTCTGCCATACTTGTAGCCGGCAAGGAGACCGGAACGGAATTTCTGGAAGCCCTGGCTTTTTCTCTCTTTACGGCGGGCACACGTGTCGGGGATACCAGCCATGCCGAACTGGTCATCACCGACAGTGTTGGTGATGACCTGAGTTACAACATGACCCTGAGGCGTATCGGTAACGAGGGTACCGGGACGGACGCGCAATTCGGCTGCGTGATGATGATCCTGAGCGATGTTACCATGCTTGCACGGGCGCGGATTGAAGCAGAGGCGGCCAGCAGCGCCAAGAGCAACTTCCTGGCCAATATGAGCCACGAAATGCGCACCCCCATGAATGCTATCATCGGTATGACAACCCTGGCAAAATCGTCCAATGAAATTGAACGGAAAGATTATTGCCTCAATAAAATTGAAGGAGCCTCCATTCATCTCCTGGGGGTTATCAATGATGTTCTTGATATGTCAAAAATCGAGGCGAATAAATTTGATCTTTCCTATACGGACTTTAATTTTGAAAAAATGATCCAGCGTGTAGTAAATGTAATCAACGCTAAGGTTGACGAGCGGCATCAGGATTTTAATATACGCCTTGACCCGAATATACCCCCCTCGCTTATCGGGGATGAGCAGCGGCTTGCCCAGGTAATTACTAATCTTCTTTCCAACGCCGTAAAATTTACCCCCGAAGAGGGAACCATTAAACTTATCGCCTCCTTTATCAAGGAAGAGCAGGATACCTGCACCGTAAAGATTGAGGTAATCGATTCGGGGATAGGCATCAGCGACGAACAGAAGGCAAAGCTCTTTGGCTCTTTCCAGCAGGCCGATTCAAGCATATCCCGGCGTTTTGGCGGAACCGGTCTGGGGCTTGCCATATCAAAACGGATCGTGGAGATGATGGGGGGCGGCATCTGGGTACATTCCAAGCCAGGTGAGGGTTCCACCTTCGGCTTCACATTCGAGGTTAAGCGGGGAGAGGAAATCCGGCAAAGCCTGTTGAAGGACGGAGTAAACCTGACTAATCTCCGCATCCTGGCGGTGGACGATGATCCTGATATCCGGGATTCTTTCTCAGAATTTCTGCGTCAGTTTTCGCTTAAGGGGGATATCGCCATCGGCGGAGATGAGGCCTTGGATCTGATAGAAAAAAACGGCCCCTACGATCTGTACTTTGTGGATTGGAAGATGCCCGGCCTGGACGGTATCGAACTTTCCCGCCGGATCAAGGCGGGAAATCCTGAAACATCGTCCCATAAGTCGGTAGTAATAATGATCTCCGCAGCGGAATGGACCACCATTGAGGGGGAGGCGAAAAAAGCAGGGGTGGATCGTTTCCTTTCGAAGCCCCTGTTTCCCTCCACGGTGGCGGATATCATAAACGATTGTCTGGGCCAGGGCAATGAGCATGTGGGTGAAAATTCCGCCATGGCGGATAACTTCAAGGGTTTTCGTCTCCTTTTAGCGGAGGATATTGATATCAACCGGGAGATCGTGATGGCCCTGCTGGAGCCGACGGAGCTTGAAATCGACTGCGCGGAAAATGGCGCCGAAGCCGTTGAGCTGTTCAAAAAAAATGCGGATAGCTACGATATGATATTTATGGATATCCAGATGCCCGAAATGGACGGTTACGAAGCTACCCGCCGTATCCGTGCCCTGGATGAGGGAAGGGCAAAAAATATTCCCATCGTGGCAATGACCGCAAATGTGTTTCGCCAGGACATTGAAAGGTGCCTTGCCGCCGGTATGAACGATCATGTGGGAAAGCCCCTGGACTTTGATGAAGTATTAGCAAAACTGCGAAAATATCTACCCCAGGGATCTTCCGGCAAAACCCCATGAAGCAGAAACAACCCTACACAATTATTCACGAAGATGATCATATTATAGCGGTAAACAAGGCTGCGGGTATTGCCGTAAGCGGAGACCGCTGGGATGAGTCCCGGGAACGGCTGGACAAGCTGCTGGGCAGTTTTTATAACGGCCCTATCTTTATTGTACACCGCCTTGACCGGGACACATCGGGGATCATCGTCTTTGCCCGGGACGAAGACACCCACCGGTACCTCTCTAAGGCCTTCGAATCCCGTGAGGTGGAGAAAATCTACTGCGCCATAGTTCACGGACGGCCTCTGTGGGCGGAAACGGACTGTGACCTTGCGCTGGCTCCGGATGGAGACAAGCTGCACCGGACCGTTGTCGATAAACACCATGGCAAAAGATCCTTCACCCATTTCCGCCTTCTCCTTGCCGCCGGCGCCTATTCTGTTGTGGAAGCCCGCCCTGCCTCAGGCCGTACCCATCAAATCCGGGTCCATCTGGCCAGCCTGGGCCACCCCGTGGTCTGCGACCCCCTCTACGGTTCCCGCAACAGTCCTAAGCCGGTCTACCTATCGGGGTTCAAAAAAGGCTGGCGCGGCGATCCCCTGGCCGAAAAGCCCCTCCTGGACCGCCTGGGCCTTCACGCCGCCGCTCTGAGTCTTCCATACCCGCCCGGCTTGGACAACAAGCTCACCCTACAGGCGCCGCTGCCCCGGGACATGACGGCGTTGATTAAGCAGATGGAGAAAGCTGCGGGAACATTGATGTCTAACGTTATATAAAAAACAAAATGGTTTTCCGTGGGGATGGAGCGTAGCGGAATCAGTTCATCGAAGTATTCGAGCAGATCATCGTAACTATTTTTAACGTAGTGCTGGCACGGCTACTGTAGTGCTGGCGCTATTATCGCTGCGCCTTGGCGACATCGCAGATCCGTCTGGCCATTTTTTCCAGAGATACCTGCTCCTGCACATGACCCAGTTCAAAGGCCACCCGGGGCATACCGTAAACTACCGCCGATGTTTCATCCTGGCCCAGGGTCATTCCGCCTTCCTTGTAGATGGTACCCAACTGCTGGGCGCCGTCCCGTCCCATACCGGTCATGATCACCCCCAGGGCGTGGTTTTGATACACCAAGGCTACCGACGCGAAGAGCACATCCGCAGAAGGCCGGTGTCCGCTTACCAATGGCGCATCGGAAAGGTGGGCAACCACCCCGCCGCCGCGGCGTTCAACTTCCAGGTGCTTGTTTCCCTGGGCAATGAGGATGCGGCCGGGGAGTATGGCGTCCCCTTCTTCGGCTTCCTTTACATCCAGGGGGCAGAGCCGGTCGAGGCTCTTGGCAAATTCGTTGGTAAAGCCCTGGGGCATATGCTGAACCACCACGATGGGTACCGTAAGGTCCTTATCCAGGTTTGCAAAAACTATCCGCAGGGCATCGGGCCCGCCGGTGGAGATACCGATGGCGACAATTTCTGTCTTTGCGGGTTTGCGTACCGGAACCAGCGGCTTTGCTGCTGCTCCGGAGACACCCAGTATGGAGCTTACCGAACCGGGCTTGGCGCTGGTCAGGGGGGTAATGGTTTTCGCGGTGAAATCAATGGCGGGAACTACCTTTCTGCCCTGGCTGCGCCGGTATTGGCCGCCATAGCCCAGGAGCATCCCCACCAGGGTATCCTTTACGGTATGGATATCTTCGGAAACCGAGCCCGAAGGTTTCTGGATAAAGTCACTGGCCCCAAGAGCGAGGGCCTCCATGGTTATCTCCGCGCCCCGGGCGGCAATGGAGGAAAGAATGACCACCGGAATGGTGATCCCCAATTTTTTCCGTTCCTTGAGGAATTCGATGCCGTTCATTTCCGGCATTTCCAGGTCCAGAACGATAATATCCGGATTAACCCGGGGTATCTTTTGCAGGGCGAAGATGCCATTCATGGCCTTTTCGGCGATGACCAGCCCCGGTGTGGCTTCTATCATCCTGCCAATGAGGTTACGCATTAGCGCCGAATCATCAACAATTAATACTGCAACATCTTCAGCCACAATCTACTCCTATAAAGAGGCGTTGTCCCTAGATCCATTTCCTGTACAGGGTTGCCCACTGGGTTTTTACAAATTCAAATTTGGTGTTCATCCCAAAGAGGGATTCCGAATGGCCGATGAAGAGGAAGGCCTTGGATGCCATGGAATCCCAGAACCGGCCTACAACTCCGGCTTGGGTAACTTCGTCAAAATAGATGATCACGTTCCGGCAGAATATGATATCCAGATTACGCTGGCCCGAATCGTTTTTTAGATTGTGGTAGTCAAAGCGTATTTTAGACATGATTTCCGCCTTGACCTTATATCCCCCGGCAACTTTATCAAAGTACTTTTTCAGATAATTTTCGGGGATACCCTCTATCCGGCTGTCGGCGTAGAACCCTTCCTTACCGGTCATGAGGCATTTTAGGCTGATATCGCTGGCAACTATCTCAAATTTCCAGGGTGGGGGCAGGATTTCGGTTAAAAGCATGGCGATAGTATAGGGTTCTTCCCCGGTAGAACAGCCGGCGCTCCAGATTTTGATGGTAGTATTCCCCGTGGGCTTCTTGATATTCATCAATTCCGGGATAACATGGTGCTCCAGGGCATCAAAATGGGCTTGATTGCGGAAGAACCGGGTTAGATTGGTGGTAACCGAGTCGAGAAAACCCTTGAGCGCCTCTTTATCCTTGGAAATGGTACTGAAATAGGACGTCAGCGTTACCCCAGGGGTAGTCCTGAGCCGTTCCTTGAGTCTGCCCTCCAAGATTGAGCGGTTTGTTTTTGTAAAGTTGATACCGCTCTCATTATAAATAAGATCGCGATACCGTTCAAAATCAGCATCCGTCAAAACAATCTCATCTGCCATATACATCATAGTAAGGGTTGTATGAAATAGTGTCAATTATTCATCTAGCAATATACGCGAAAACTGCCCTTTTACGTTGACTAATGGATACCGCATCGGGATAATACTACCACATGAATAAGTATATTTTTGTCACCGGAGGCGTGTGTTCAAGCCTTGGGAAGGGGGTTGCGGCCTCTTCCTTGGGAGCCTTGCTTGAAGGACGGGGGCTTAATGTCCGGATGATTAAGTGCGATCCCTATATCAACGTGGACGCCGGGACCATGAGCCCCTACCAGCACGGGGAAGTCTATGTAACCGACGATGGCGGGGAGACGGACCTGGATCTGGGAAATTACGCCCGTTTTACCTCCGGGCCTCTTTCCCGGGCCAATTCCATCACCACCGGCCAGGTCTACGAGTCGGTTATCCGCAAAGAGCGGGAGGGTCGTTACCTGGGACGCTGTGTCCAGGTTATCCCCCACATTACCGACGAGATAAAGAGCCGGATTTTGGCGGTTTCCAAGAAAGATACCGATACTGATGTGGTAATCGTGGAGATAGGGGGTACCGTGGGGGATATCGAATCCATCCCCTTTCTGGAAGCAGCCCGGCAGCTTATTCATGAAATGGGCCGGGCCAACGCTCTTTCGGTGCATCTAACCCTGATCCCCGAGGTGGGGGAGGGGGAACTCAAGACCAAACCCACCCAGCACTCCGTAAAGGCTATGCAGGAGCAGGGAATTCAGCCGGATGTGCTGATATGCCGGGCGCCGGTATTGCTGGATGAGGCTACGCGCAGGAAGATAGCCCTTTTTACCAACGTAGAAAGCGACGCGGTATTTACTTCCTACAATGTGGACACTACAATTTATGAGGTACCCCTGATCTTTTTCGATCAGAAGCTGGATCAGGTGGCGCTCAAGAAGCTGGGGGTGGAAAGCAGGCACGCCAACCTGAAACCCTGGTACTCTATGATGGAGCGTTTTGAAGCCCGGAGCGGAAAGGTCCGGATCGGTATTGTGGGCAAGTACATGGATCTCCACGATTCCTATAAGTCGGTGTTTGAAGCCCTGTTCCATGCGGGCCTTGAAAGCCGGATTGAGGTGGAGCTGGTTAAGATAGACTCCTCCCGGCTGGAAGAAACCGAGGATGCCGAGGCGCTTTTGGGTTCCTCCGCGGCAGGCGGGGGCGTAGACGGCATACTGGTACCCGGGGGCTTTGGCCAGCGGGGTATCAACGGCATGGTTAAGGCCGCCGCCTGGGCCCGGACCCATAAGCTTCCCTACTTTGGTATATGCCTGGGGATGCAGATCATGGTGATAGAGTGGGCGCGGGATGTCCTGGGCTGGGAAGATGCGGATTCCACGGAATTCAACCAGGATACCAAGCATCCGGTGGTGAGCCTTTTGGAGGATCAGGTGGACGTGAAGAACTACGGCGGCACCATGCGCCTGGGAAAATGGGCCTCCGTACCGGAACCGAATTCTAAGTTTTTTGAAGCCTACAAGGAGAAGATCGTCTCCGAACGCCACCGGCACCGCTATGAGTTTGCCAACACCTTCCGTAAGGAGATGACCGATTCGGGACTCGCGCTTACGGGGTTTACCGAAGACAAGAGCCTGGTTGAAGCGGTGGAGTGGCCGGACCACCCCTGGGGCCTGGGCGTCCAGTTTCACCCGGAGTTTAAGTCCAAGCCCACCGCCGCCAGTCCCCTGTTCCGGGATTTTATTGCTGCGGTGAAAAAAGTAAAAGAGACTAAGGAATGACCAAGGAATGAAGAATAGCCACAGAGGGAAGGACACAGAGGGAAGAAAAAGAAAAGGGGGGGAGCCGCAAACCCGTTTTTCGGTGTTCTCTTCTTATCTCTATACCCTCTGTGGTTATTCTTTCTGTATTCTTCTTCTTCTTGCCTCCTGTACCTTCGATTATGGTGACGAAGTCTCCGAAAATGAGGATCTGCCGGATATAGTCATGGGGAATGTAGAATATGTCCGGGTTCGGGATGGGGACCCGGTGGTGCGTTTTCGGGCCCAATTAGCGGAACGATACGAAAACCGGCAGACCATGGAACTGCAAAATTTTTCTTTCGAACAGTTTTATTCCCACGGGGATGAGGTAAATGCCACCGGTAGAGCGGGGAGTGCTTTGGTAGAACTTGAGTCGGGGAATATACAACTGGAGAATAGTATTATTATTTCTGTGAATTCCGAGGATATCACCATAGAAACAGAAAATCTTTCCTGGGAGGATGAAAAACGTATCCTCGCCGGCAGGAATGAGGATACGGTGGTGGATATCCAGCGCTCCGATGGTACGGTCTTTTCCGGCCGGGGTTTCACCGCCGATGTCCGGAGAAGAACCTGGGTATTTAACGGAGGGGTAGAGGGAATCTATATCGATACGGAAGATGACGAGGAAACCGAAGTCGAAGCCGAGGAAATATCAGAAGAACTTGAAGGGGAAGTTCCTGCGGAACTGATGGAAGAGGGCAGCGATACTGCCGGAGAGATCCTGTGAGTATAAAATTTGCTGCCCCGGTCCTGGTTACCGCGGCGCTCATCCTTTCCGCCGGTTCCCCCGCTGGGGCCGATACCTTTTCCTTTAAGGCCGACCGTATGTCCGGGGGCCGGGCTGCGGGAAAAGAGATTACCATGCTTACGGGAAACGCCGAAGTACGATCCGACAATCTGGTCCTCAAGGCTAACCGAATAGAGCTTCAGGGGGATGATAATCAGTTTGTTGACTGTTCCGGTGATGTTTGGGGCATGGAGGAGGAAAAGAACATCCTCTTTCAGACCGACCGCCTGCGCTACGATCGGAAACTTAAGATAGCCCGGTTGGAGGGCAATTCCACCCTGGAGGACAAGGAGAACGAGATCGTCGCCAAGGGCCGCTTTATTGAGTATGACGACCAAAACGAGATCACGGTATTCCAAATCTCTGTACGGCTCTTTAAGGATGAACTGGTATGCCGGTCCGAATATGCGGTGTATCGCCGGCAGGCAAAATTGTTGGATCTTTCAGGATTCCCTGTGGTTTTTAAGAAAAGCGATGAATTCAGGGCCGATAGGATCCGGGTAGACCTTGATACCGACGATGTGACCATGGAAGGATCTGTTTCCGGTTCGATTAAGGAAAAAGAGAAAGAGGAAGAGGAAGAGGAAGCGAAAACCGAAGAATCAGCGCCGGAGTTGGAGTCGGAGCCGGTACCGATACTGGTTGAGGAATAATGCTCATGGATACCCAAACGACGTATATCTTAAGCATTACGGATCTTCATAAAAAGTTCGGCGCCAAGGAAGTGGTTCGGGGGGTCAACTTTTCCATGCATAATGGAGAAGTGGCGGGGCTGCTGGGGCCGAACGGCGCGGGAAAGACCACCATATTTTACATGATCGTAGGCTTCTATAAGCCTACCCAGGGAACGGTATGTTTAAATGGGGATGATATCACTGAAAAACCCATGTACCGCCGGGCCCGCTTGGGAGTTGCCTACCTTCCCCAGGAAGCCTCCATCTTTCGCAAGCTCACGGTGGAGCAGAATATCCGGGCCATCCTGGAAAGCCGTAAGGATATTGATAAGGAACAAAAGAAAGCCCGCCTGGAAGCACTGCTGGACGAGTTTGGCATTGCCCGTATCCGTACCCAGTTCGGTTATACCCTTTCCGGCGGCGAACGGCGGCGTACTGAAATCGCCCGGGCCTTGGCAACGGAGCCTAAGTTTCTGCTTCTGGACGAGCCTTTCGCGGGTATCGACCCCATAGCGGTCTACGAAATCAAGCAGATAATCCGCCGCCTGGCGGAAAAGGGCATAGGGATACTCATTACGGACCACAATGTTCGGGATACCCTGGAAATAACCACCGAGGCTTTTATCATAGCCGACGGTACCATAGTTGCCCAGGGAGACCGGGAGGTGATTCTGGCCAACGAGATGGTACGGGAAGTCTACCTGGGCAGTGAATTCAGAATGTAAGGCCCATCAATCTTGACAGACAGTAAAACTAAGGACACACTTAACTATTCCAATTCTGCATGTATCAAGAGAGGTTATCATGGATCAGAATTACCCTGAAGTAAAACTTGGATTAATCGCGGTATCCAGGGACTGTTTTGTACGTTCCCTTTCTGAAAATCGCCGGAAAGCCCTTGCCGAAGCCTGTGCAAAACAGGGCGTTTCAGTTTACGAAGCAAAAACTACCGTTGAAAATGAAAAAGATGCACTCAAAGCGGTGGATGAAGTAAAAAGTGCCGGTTGTAATGCCCTTATCGTATTTTTAGGGAATTTTGGCCCTGAAACTCCGGAAACCCTTATCGCACGGTTCTTCTCCGGGCCGGTGATGTACGCCGCCGCCACCGAGGAAACCGGCAAGGACCTTGCCAATGGCCGGGGTGACGCCTACTGCGGGATGCTTAACTGTTCCTACAACCTGGGGCTGCGGAAGCTCAAGGCGGTGATCCCCGAATATCCCGTGGGTACGGCGGATGATATCGCCCGTATGGCGGTGGATTTTGTCCCCGTTGCCCGGGCCATCTTGGGCCTTGCGTCCCTGAAGATTATCAGTTTTGGTCCCCGGCCCCAGGATTTCTTTGCCTGCAATGCCCCCATTAAGGGGCTCTACGATATTGGGGTAGAAATAGAAGAGAATTCTGAGCTGGACCTTCTGGTAGCCTACCGGGCTCATAAAGACGATACGCGCATTCCCGCCGTGGTCAAGTCCATGGCGGATGAGCTTGGCGCGGGGAACCGGTATCCGGATATGCTCCCCCGGCTTGCCCAGTTTGAGCTCACCCTGCTGGACTGGGCGGAGGAGCACCGGGGCTCCCGGAGCTATGTGTCCTTCGCCAATAAATGCTGGCCCGCATTTCCCACGGAATTTGGTTTTGAACCCTGTTATGTCAATTCCCGGCTGACCGCCCGGGGCATCCCCGTGAGCTGCGAGGTGGATATCTACGGTTCCCTAAGCGAATACATAGGCGCCTGCCTCAGCCATGATGCGGTTACCCTGCTGGATATCAACAATACCGTCCCCCAGGATCTGTATGACGGGGCGATTAAGGGGAAGCATTCCTACGGGCTCAACGATGTGTTCATGGGCTTCCACTGCGGCAATACTCCCCGCTGTAAGCTCCGTAACGAAGATAACACCGCCCTTAAGTTCCAGCTTATCCAGAACCGGCTCCTGGAAAAAGGCGGGAAACCTGATATCACCAGAGGAACCCTGGAGGGGGACATCGCGGCGGGGGATATCACCTTCTACCGGCTGCACGCCAACGCCGATGGTGCCCTTCAGGCCTATATAGCCCAGGGGGAGGTCCTTCCGGCGGCTACCGGTTCCTTTGGCGGTATCGGCATATTCGCTATCCCCGATATGGGGCGGTTTTATCGCCATGTACTCATCGAAAAACGCTTCCCCCACCATGGGGCGGTGGCCTTTGGTAAATACGGCAAGGCTCTTTTCACGGTTTTTGACTACCTGGGGGTACCGGAGATACACTATAACCGGCCAAAAGGACTGTTATATCCCCGGGAAAATCCATTCACCTAAAACCGGTAACGGGTTTTCTCGCTCCCCCTTGACAAATTTGGTCTCCCGAATGTATTATAGACTGTACTTTAATACTCATCGGTAAGGGGTCAACAATGCCTTGGATAATGTGGGTTATCCTCCCTCTTGCCGGGTTAACCTTAGGCTGGACTATAAGATGGCTGTATGCCAGATTTCAACTTACGGCATCGGAGCAACGCGCCGAACGTATAAAACAGGATGCGATAAAGGAAGCTGACGCTAAAAAGAAGGAAATTCTTCTTGAAGCAAAAGAACAAGTTATCCGCGATCGGAACCAGCAGGAAAGGGAGACTCGGGAACGCAGGGGTGAACTGCAGAGATATGAAAAACGTGTCTTGCAGAAAGAAGAAGCTGTAGATAAGAAGACGGCTCAGATAGAGAAGACTGAACAGACTCTGGCCGACATGGAACAATCCCTGCAAGCCCGGAGCGGAGCTCTGGAGAAAGAAGAAGAGCGGTACCGGGCGGAACTGGAACGAATTTCCGGACTTACCGTGGACGAAGCGAAGGCTCTCATCATTCGGGATATGGAGAATGAGGCCAGACATGATGCCCAGGGGCTTATCAATAAGATTGAGCAGGAGGCCAACCTCTCCGCGGAAAAGAAAGCCCGGGATGTGTTGATTGCCGCTATTCAACGGCTGGCTACGGATGTTACCGGTGAGGTGACCGTGGCTACCGTAACTCTTCCCAACGACGAGATGAAGGGGCGGATCATAGGCCGGGAAGGGCGGAACATCCGTACCCTGGAAACTCTGACCGGGGTGGATATCATCATTGATGATACTCCGGAAGCGGTGGTTATCTCCTGTTTTGACCCGGTACGCCGGGAAATTGCTAAAATTGCCCTGGAACGGCTCATCACCGACGGACGGATCCACCCTGCCCGTATCGAAGAAATTGTTACCAAGGTTACCAAGGATATATCCCAGAAGATCTTTGAAGAGGGTGAGAAGGTACTCTTCGACCTGGGGATCCACAATATCAACCAGGAAGCTATCCGCGCCCTGGGACGGCTCTATTTCCGTACCAGCTATGGCCAGAATGTGTTATCCCACTCCAAGGAAGTGGCGGTTATTGCGGGCATCTTAGCCGCTGAGATCGGCGCCAACCGGGAACTAGCCAAGCGGGGGGCGCTGCTCCACGATATCGGTAAGGGGATCGAGAGTGATTCGGACCTGAACCACGCGGAGATCGGCATGGACATGGCCCGGAAGATGGGGGAGGACCCGCGGATTATCAACGCCGTTGGGAGCCACCACAACGATATAGAGCCGTCCTGCATCGAATCGGTGCTGGTCCAGATTGCCGACGCAATTTCTGCAGCCCGGCCCGGCGCCCGCCGGGAAACTTTGGACAATTATGTTAAGCGGCTGGAAAATCTGGAAAATATTGCCACGGGCTTTACCGGGGTGGAAAAGGCCTTTGCCATACAGGCAGGGCGGGAACTGCGGATCATCGTAAACAACGAGGCGGTGAACGATGAGCAGTCCAGGGATCTGGCTAAACAGATTGCCAAGAAGATTGAAAACGATCTGCGTTATCCCGGAAGAATCAGGGTAACGATTATCCGGGAAACTAGGATCACTGAATACGCACGGTAACGGAGCATATGGCCTTTTCGTTTTTTACCTGGATTACTTCGCTGTTTACCGGTGGGAATGATCCCGTACGAGCCAAAAAACGGCTGTTGAAACGGATGGCCAAGAGTTTGGCCGCTAATAAGTACGGGAAGTTCTACCGGCTAAAGACTGAAGAGGCGTCCCCCGAACTAGCTCAGTTCTTTTTCGATGTTTATAAGGTCATCGCTCCGGCTCAGGGTTTTCTTCAGAATGCAGCCCAGTCAACCCAGTTGAAAATGGCGGTGATCTACAATTTTCTGGATAAGCGGCAGCGGGATATACTGGAGCAGCTTTCTCTGGAAATCATTGAGCTCAGGGCTGATACAACGCCCCCCAAGGAACTTTACCGCCAGATGCAGGGTGAATTCGACAGCCTGGCGGCGGGCTTTGATACGGAGCTCGTCAGTTCCATTGACGCTTGTTACAGCCTGATCATGATCCTGGCCAAATTTGTTAATTACGATTTTTATTTTTTGCTGAAAAAATTCGACAGCCAGTTAGGTGAACGCAGCTTTAGTAAGAAACCGCTGTTCAGCCCTGTCCGGGGCATAGGGGT is a window from the Treponema primitia ZAS-1 genome containing:
- a CDS encoding response regulator, with the protein product MKQEKSITTNIALTAVLVVVILTVGLVSVMVYFMNSLTDTTLIRVLQTTAKTAAESVEGNLHNMADRFFMIRSNAIFSEQFSSRRSVLDHATSGIEFVWLGLYRADGVLQEGSENSPRSISDRVLFDKIRETRNLVIDDTSVGANGLEISMGIPINETAAPLYLVGSYRYDVLGDVLNNININARGAAFIINEEGNLVAHRDLGRVFSKEHISRSLGYGQAVQDIVDLMKQGQTGSASIAGAEERIFISYAPIRGTLWSLGIEAPRIDFIAPLRVAVIVSVIFMLAAIVFFIIVYNAALRHILTTPLRLITENARDLALGKFDNTLPKEITKRTDEIGRLGSTFISMTKTIHSAIHDIRGLADTARAGFMNDRADPSSYQGDYHLIISGINSMLDIFCSHLNAMPNALALFDGERRCIYLNQTMEDILTHHHFDKNDPALLSAILVAGKETGTEFLEALAFSLFTAGTRVGDTSHAELVITDSVGDDLSYNMTLRRIGNEGTGTDAQFGCVMMILSDVTMLARARIEAEAASSAKSNFLANMSHEMRTPMNAIIGMTTLAKSSNEIERKDYCLNKIEGASIHLLGVINDVLDMSKIEANKFDLSYTDFNFEKMIQRVVNVINAKVDERHQDFNIRLDPNIPPSLIGDEQRLAQVITNLLSNAVKFTPEEGTIKLIASFIKEEQDTCTVKIEVIDSGIGISDEQKAKLFGSFQQADSSISRRFGGTGLGLAISKRIVEMMGGGIWVHSKPGEGSTFGFTFEVKRGEEIRQSLLKDGVNLTNLRILAVDDDPDIRDSFSEFLRQFSLKGDIAIGGDEALDLIEKNGPYDLYFVDWKMPGLDGIELSRRIKAGNPETSSHKSVVIMISAAEWTTIEGEAKKAGVDRFLSKPLFPSTVADIINDCLGQGNEHVGENSAMADNFKGFRLLLAEDIDINREIVMALLEPTELEIDCAENGAEAVELFKKNADSYDMIFMDIQMPEMDGYEATRRIRALDEGRAKNIPIVAMTANVFRQDIERCLAAGMNDHVGKPLDFDEVLAKLRKYLPQGSSGKTP
- a CDS encoding RluA family pseudouridine synthase; translated protein: MKQKQPYTIIHEDDHIIAVNKAAGIAVSGDRWDESRERLDKLLGSFYNGPIFIVHRLDRDTSGIIVFARDEDTHRYLSKAFESREVEKIYCAIVHGRPLWAETDCDLALAPDGDKLHRTVVDKHHGKRSFTHFRLLLAAGAYSVVEARPASGRTHQIRVHLASLGHPVVCDPLYGSRNSPKPVYLSGFKKGWRGDPLAEKPLLDRLGLHAAALSLPYPPGLDNKLTLQAPLPRDMTALIKQMEKAAGTLMSNVI
- the cheB gene encoding chemotaxis-specific protein-glutamate methyltransferase CheB, whose protein sequence is MRNLIGRMIEATPGLVIAEKAMNGIFALQKIPRVNPDIIVLDLEMPEMNGIEFLKERKKLGITIPVVILSSIAARGAEITMEALALGASDFIQKPSGSVSEDIHTVKDTLVGMLLGYGGQYRRSQGRKVVPAIDFTAKTITPLTSAKPGSVSSILGVSGAAAKPLVPVRKPAKTEIVAIGISTGGPDALRIVFANLDKDLTVPIVVVQHMPQGFTNEFAKSLDRLCPLDVKEAEEGDAILPGRILIAQGNKHLEVERRGGGVVAHLSDAPLVSGHRPSADVLFASVALVYQNHALGVIMTGMGRDGAQQLGTIYKEGGMTLGQDETSAVVYGMPRVAFELGHVQEQVSLEKMARRICDVAKAQR
- a CDS encoding CheR family methyltransferase; this translates as MADEIVLTDADFERYRDLIYNESGINFTKTNRSILEGRLKERLRTTPGVTLTSYFSTISKDKEALKGFLDSVTTNLTRFFRNQAHFDALEHHVIPELMNIKKPTGNTTIKIWSAGCSTGEEPYTIAMLLTEILPPPWKFEIVASDISLKCLMTGKEGFYADSRIEGIPENYLKKYFDKVAGGYKVKAEIMSKIRFDYHNLKNDSGQRNLDIIFCRNVIIYFDEVTQAGVVGRFWDSMASKAFLFIGHSESLFGMNTKFEFVKTQWATLYRKWI
- a CDS encoding CTP synthase, coding for MNKYIFVTGGVCSSLGKGVAASSLGALLEGRGLNVRMIKCDPYINVDAGTMSPYQHGEVYVTDDGGETDLDLGNYARFTSGPLSRANSITTGQVYESVIRKEREGRYLGRCVQVIPHITDEIKSRILAVSKKDTDTDVVIVEIGGTVGDIESIPFLEAARQLIHEMGRANALSVHLTLIPEVGEGELKTKPTQHSVKAMQEQGIQPDVLICRAPVLLDEATRRKIALFTNVESDAVFTSYNVDTTIYEVPLIFFDQKLDQVALKKLGVESRHANLKPWYSMMERFEARSGKVRIGIVGKYMDLHDSYKSVFEALFHAGLESRIEVELVKIDSSRLEETEDAEALLGSSAAGGGVDGILVPGGFGQRGINGMVKAAAWARTHKLPYFGICLGMQIMVIEWARDVLGWEDADSTEFNQDTKHPVVSLLEDQVDVKNYGGTMRLGKWASVPEPNSKFFEAYKEKIVSERHRHRYEFANTFRKEMTDSGLALTGFTEDKSLVEAVEWPDHPWGLGVQFHPEFKSKPTAASPLFRDFIAAVKKVKETKE